The window TTTTGCTTATAGTTAAATATGGGCAAAGGATGTGAACAGAcctttctctaaagaagatgtacagatggggatccctgggtggcgcagcggtttggcacctgcctttggcccagggcgcgatcctggagacccgggatcgtatcccacatcaggctcccggtgcatggagcctgcttctccctctgcctgtgtctctacctctctctctctctctctctgtgtgactatcatgaataaataaattttaaaaaaatttaaaaaaaacaaagaagaagatgtacagatggccaacaggcatgtgaaaagatgttcaatatcactaatcctTAGGGatgtgcaaatcaaaaccacactgtgtggcagccccggtggcgcagcggtttagtgctgcctgcagcccggggtgtgatcctggagacggggatcgagtcccacgtcaggctccctgcatggagcctgcttctctctctgcctctctctctctctgaataaataaattaaaaatcttaaaaaacaaaacaaaacaaaaccacactgagGTACCACTTGATTCCCAATAGGATGGCTTCAGCTAAATAtataatggggcacctgagtggctctgtcagttaagcatctgccttcggcttaggtcatggtcccagggtcttgggatcaagtcctgcatcacagggctccctgctcagtgggagtctctcctccctctgccattccccctgttcaggctctctctctctctctctctcaaatatttttaaaaatatataataataataaaaaattttaaattagtaagtgttggcaagaatgtgaaaaAATAGGACCCTCAGACACGGCTGgcgagaatgtaaaatggtgcagccactgtggaaaccagTTTAATGGTTCCACAAGAAGTTacacatagaattaccatatggccCAGTGGTTCTGTCTGCAGGTATAtacctaaaaaatgaaaacatatgttgatacaaaaaaaacctgcacacaaaagTTCATAAcaacattattcaaaatagcccaaagatggaaacaatccaaatgtccctCATCAGATGAGTTGGTAAGCAAATTGCACTCtgtccatgcaatggaatattcttcagccataatAAGGAATAAAgtgctgatacatgctacaacatggatgagcctcaaaagcatgctcagtgaaagaagcaatcccttttatatgaaatgtccagaatatgcaaatccacagagacaacAGATTAGAGATTATGggggcagaggaaaggagaaatgggGAGTGGTTCCTTCATGGATATGGGGTATTTTATGGAGGGATGGAAAGTTTTGAAACTAGAATGAGCTGGAGGATGCATATTATAAATACAACAAGTACCACTGAGCCATAGACTTAAaactcattctatttttttttaatttattttatgatagtcacagagagagaaagagagaggcagagacataggcagagggagaagcaggctccatgccccaggagcctgatgtgggattcgatcccgggtctccaggatcgcaccctgggccaaaggcaggcgccaaaccactgcgccacccagggatccccaaaactcaTTCTATTTTATGACTTTTACTTCAGGgttttggaaaacagtattaTAGCACTGGTAAGGAAACAACTAAAAAATGCTGCATATTCACACCTCCTAGTAAAACTTTTATATACATAGAGTTTTCTGTGCACATAATTTGCAGTTATAGCAGATGTATATCCTGTGTTTTTTCACTTGACATTTTGCATAGTTAACGCCTGCACGGGAAGACTTCACGTGCCCTCTCCACTTTTCCCCTGTGTTCTTTGCTACTTCCTACCTCAGGCTCTCAGTGGATTTGCTCCAAAGTTTGCTCCCTACCTGGGTGAGGGCCCCACAGTCCAGTACAACTGTATGGACATGCAGAGTGAAGGAAGATGTATTAGGAAGGGTGCAGGGTGTGCTCCTCAGACCTTCCCTGTGGTCCCAGGAAACCCTGGACGGCCCCTTAACTTGTCCTCAGTCCACTCATCCCCTCCCCCAGGGAGAGGACCCAGGACCAGGATGACAGATGTCCAGTCATTACAGGCCATTCTTATGTCACGGTCACTGGAGCCACCTTCCCCGGGCACAGCCCAGGCTTTTCACCTAACACTTGAGCTGCACTGAGCCAGGAGCTCTGCATTTCCGTTCATCTGCCTTGGCAGTGTCAGCTTCTACAGCTCCAAGTAGGGGCAGTAAAACTTGATTTATGAGAATCCTATGTTACTGAAACTGATTCCCAGTTTTTACAACAATCTAGGTAGATTagatattatcctcattttattaaCTGAAAATTTGACCCGAAAGGTCATGACTTGCCCAAAACAGTATGGCTCAAGGTCTGCTCCTTGGcaccctgctccctgcctcagggtttctcaactgcagcactgttgacattttggaccAGGTAGTAACTTGTTTTGGGTGGAGCTGTGCATTGTGGGATGTggagcagcatccctgacctctaccacCAGATGTCAGTAGCGAGCACCCCTCCCCACACGTGCACAGGCTTCGCGATTGCGACAGAACCACCAGCCTCTATCAAGCCGGCTTTAAAGCTGGGAGCTCCACGGTTTCGTGTGTAGAGCGCCAAGGACAGCGCCCCCTTTCTCAGGATGGTGGCGCCATCCCCATGTGCTAGATGGAGATGCGAAGAACGGAAGAACCGTGGCCTTGTGGACTGGTGACAAACACCAGTGTCCGCGTCTCCAGCGTGCAGCGCAGAGCTTGTGCTTTGTCTTTCAGCTCCAGGCTTCCCTCCTTTGTTCCGTGCCCTGATTTTTCCAAATGCGCTTCTCTCTGGATAGGTCTGTATGCGGTGAAAATCCGAGCGGAGGCCATGCAGGCAGCCTCGGAAGCTGTCCCCAGCGGGATGCTGTCTGTCCTCGGCAAGCCCCAGTCCAAGTTCAGCTTCGCCTGTTTGGAAGCCCAGGAGCACTGCAAGACTTTGGGCATAGCGGACCCCGTGTGTGAGGTGGCCAACTACCTCTTTCCTGATTGCAGGGTGATCTCAGGACACCTGGAGGTTGGTGCCAATGGGAACAGCCTTCCGAGACAACCAGGGCGTAGGGAGGGTTGAATTGTCCCACCCACActcgggggaggggagggggtgatgGGTGCTCTGCCAAGCCGTGATCTTTGGGAGGAAGTATttgagcaggggtgggaggggtggggtggcaggaggCCAGGATCCGGTCTCACTCCACGTTGCATAGACAAGGACCCTGGGCAAATCCCCTTGCCCTCTTGAAGGTAAAGGTGTTGGGCCAGATGATCCCCAGGGCCTTCCTGTAGTAAATTCTGGGGTTCTCACAACCTCTGATCTGGTCGCCTCTTTAGCAAGAGGAGAAGCCATTCCTGCTAGGTTTTCCCACCCCACTGTGCCTTTTCTTAGGTGTCTGTTTTTACCccttttcttctgtccttccttccattcACTGCTTCCCTAGATGTTTCTAAAGCAGCTCCTCTGTAACCAGCACTGAGGGCACATGGTCTGATAAGCTGGGAACAGGGACCATGGGTTTGGGGGCACAGTAAGGGTTGGGCTGGCTGCCAGAAGGCCTGAGGACGCAGCACCAAGAGTGGTGCTTGGAAGTAAGTCCGCCAGGAAGAGGACATCCCCAGCAGAGAGGCAGTGAGCGGCCAATGGAAGAGGGCAGGTCTGTACCGAGGCCGCGGCCCCGGAGTGCCAAGCGGGTCCACGCAGGGTCTCGCCTGAGGGGCTGCTGGTGCAGGGCCAGCGTCTGCACAGCTCATGTCACCTAGGCCTTGCAGCCAGCCTGTGCTCCCCAGAAAGGAGTCCCGTTTTACAcacaaggaagctgaggaagagTGAGAGGCCAGTGCTTAGAGATGTGGAGGTGGCCTGGAGGCCTGGCCTGTCTCATTCTAGAACCTTCTGTCTCCACTCAGCTGCTCTCAGTCTATCATCCCCTGTGAGGCCTTGACAGTATGCCAAGGGTCTGTGTGAATCTCCCTTGAACCAGTGAGTCTCTCCTGTGACAGTTCTGAGAAGATAGGAAGATCAGTGACAGTGGCCCTGTGTTGATCGTATTGCTGGTTGCTCGTTCCCATTAACAGCCTTGGAACAGCCCAgaagtgagtggggaggggccccAAACCAGGGCAGGCATCTCCCCACACAGCTCCCAGACAGGTATGCAGGATGACAACTGCTGGGATTCCCAGGGGGGTTAGCCTTCTGGTGCAGTTGGAAGTGCCAAGGCAAAGAGCTCAGGTGAGGGCACGGCCTTCCCGGAGCAGGACAGTCCCTTTGCAACAGCTGATGTGACATAAACCCCTTGGCCTCTGCTAAACCAGAGCCTGGGCTGAGGGCCAGCCTCCCACACCCTGAAGCTGTTGGCTGGGCTCCTGTGGCCCCAGCCTGGGACGAAAACTGACTCTGAGATGCTGAAATGATGCTGCAAGTGCCACCGAGTAGCCACCCATGCAGGTGCCGCTGACCAGACAGTCCAGTCATGGTGGGGAGGGTCTGAAAGGCCTGTGatcagaggggctcctgggtgcccCTCAGTGagatggggatggagggaggtggtAGGGTAGTGACGTGAAGCGTCAGGACAGGCTGGACTCTGCTGCAGTGACAGGCGGCCCAGACCCCTCTGTGCTTCCCACAGGAGTGGGTCACACTGCCGTCACACTTTGCTTCCCTATGCTGAGCTCTGCTCCACTTCGCTTTCACCAGCGCTCGGGCCACTGCAGCAGCCTGTGTGGGACGCCGACAGACTCGGCTCAGGATGGTAAGACGTGGTGAGCCACGGGCTGCGttggtgatgcccaggtggatcTGTCCACCTGCAGGGACGGGCCACAGAGATGGGCGACAGGTGCCATCTGACCAAAAGTAGGAATCCTTCCTACCCTTTGGGGACACAAATAGCTAACCTATtacagactttttattttaacactttttaaagattttatttattcatgagagacacagagagagagagatagatgcagagacacatgcagagagaggagcaggctccctgcggggaccctgatgcaggacttgatcctagaaccccagggtcagaccctgagccaaaggcagacgctcacccactggtccacccaggcgtcccaggttaCAGGTCTTTTAGTGTACGTGGCTGGGCTCGGCATATGAGGTCATTGCTGACCCTCATGTAGTGCCTGTGCGCCAGGCGGAGTTCTCCTCCATAGCCTGAGTTAACTGTTGTCCgccttttatagatgagggaaccgaggcccagaggtgagacagagggagacaggctCGTCCAAGGTCATGCAATTGCTGGGACCTAAACTCACCCTCCATCTTCCAGGGAACAGCAGGCTCAGCCTCTGCGTGGCTGTAGATGGTGGCGGACCAGAGACGGGgccagagacaggcagacagaccaTGTAGTGCAGGAGAAGCCCTCGGGCAGAGCTGGTGGAGGGCTGGCAGGGGGGCAGGCCTGGCTGTGTCCTGAGGCCATCTGGTCTCTGAAAATgtctactatttttaaaatatttgcaaattatgttaTTTGCAAACAGCTCTGAGGTGGAGCCTGTTAGCTGGGAGGCCCTTTCTAGGCTGAGACGCCCTTCAGGGGAAGGGTTTTGGCTTCAGGGACAGAGCTCTTGACTTCTCGAGAAGTCAAGACGAGGGGGTTCTGATAGAAATGACGCCTGGAGTCTCTTGAGTTCTTATCTTGAGGGTTATGGAGCAGTAAGAAAACGGGCCTATAATTGAAGACTAGGTAGCATGTTCTCCTTTATCCGACCCTTACACCTCCTGCCTGACCGCGTCCCAGCAACCTCGTGAAGCAGCTGAAGTTGTGCCCACTTTGTGGATGACAAGAGTTCAGAGGTTGAGTGGTTTGCCCCAGGCGCCCGGGCCACTGCATGAGGCGCTGGGGTGGACCAGGCTTCCCGGCCTCCATCTCTCTCTAGCCACCTGCCCAGCTGGGGGTAGGAATGGTCATAGCCCCAGGGGAGGACTTCGGGGCCGCTGAGTACACAACTGATGTGTTCTGGAACAAAGAGGTGAAGTGAGCCAGTCCTCGCGGCTGTTTGCAGGATGAAACAGGCAGATGGGTCAGAGCTGGTGCCAGTGGTGGCCGCCTCGCCGTGTGGTGCCTCCCCTAAGATGTCCTTGGCTTAAACgtctttcttcttctcccagGCGCTGCAGTTCCTCCAGAAGAATTCCTCTAAGTATCACTTCAGGCGCACCAAGATGCTGCCCGTCAGCGGTGGGTTCCATACGCGCCTCATGGAGCCAGCCTTGGAGCCCCTGACCCAAGTCCTAAAGTCGGTTGGTGTCAAGAAGCCTCTGGTTTCCGTCCACTCAAACGTCGATGGGAAGAGATACATGCATCCAAAACACATCCAGAAGTTGCTGGTGCAGCAGGTGGTCTCCCCGGTGAAGTGGGAGCAGACGATGCATGCCATATACGAGAGGAAGAAGGGCGTCGAGTTCCCCAAGACTTTTGAAGTCGGACCTGGGAAGCAGCTGGGAGCCATCCTGAAGAGCTGCAACCTGCAGGCCTGGAAGTCCTACCAGAACGTGGAAGTGCTGGCGGACGACGATGGCGGGGCCTAGAGCAGGCCCCAGAGCAGGCCGAAGGAGTCTGCGGtgccgggggaggggcggggggcccaGGGGGTGCTGCTCTGGGCCTGGGCCGCTTTCTCCGAGGTGATTGGGAGGCTCTGTGTGCAAAGTGCTTTGACGGCCACTTGAAAGGCACtgagaggatttctttttttttttttttttttgagaggatttCTTTTACTGGAACAGGTCCGGCTCTCCCActcgcccccgcctcccccaggcaTGTTCCGAGGCTCGGGCAGCAGCCCTGCTGCCAGAAGTCTTGGTGAGGACCTGCTCCGCCTCCCCCAGCTCTGGTCTCAGGTGGCTGCTCTGTAAGGGGCTGAAGGCACCTGGCGGGCGGGCATGTTCCAGGGCCTGGGAAGGCTCAGCCCAACGCCTATCACGCCCTGGTGTGGCCATGAGGCAGGCCAGAGCCAGAGCAGCTCCTCCACTGCCCCGCTGGCCTGTGCACACCCACGGCCAGAATCTTAGCCCCATGGTCACTGAACGCAAGGGGCTTTAAGACACAATTGGCCTTGGCGGCCGTTCTGTCCACCCCAACACTCAACAGGTGGGAGACCCGGTCCCACATTTGTTTATTTCCCAACAGTGTTGAGTGTGCCTGCTGTATGCCTGTGAGTGGCCTCTACCCTCTGCTGGGGAAGAGGGTCCCGAGCAAGGCGGGAAGGGTTTGGGGAGGCTGGGCGCTCGGTCTCCCCACGCCCCTGGCATCCCCTCAGACGGTGATCACGGACTGTCTCCCGTGTGCCCGGGACCTGCTGTGGCACAGGCTGCCCTCAGAGCTTCTCAGccagctccacactgggagcaAAGCGCAGGTTCTCTGTGGATGCCGCTCCTGCCCTGATACTAAAAACGAGTAATTCTAAGCTTCTCGGGGTTTTGTCATTAATCCGCAATCGTGGGAAAACCTCACAGTACAGAATCTCTGCATCTGTCCGTAAATGTGGCTGTTGTGTAGACTCCTGTCAAATCCTGGGGagcttcctcatttttaattCCACGGTGTCTCTCAACAGGGGCCCCGTTGGCCTCTGGGCAGACCTGTTACACACACGGTGCGGGCAGCCGCCCTGGCTCCTGGCCACTCCGTGCAGGTAGCTCTTCAGGCGTTGTGACCCCCGGACAGGCCCCCGTGTGTCCGCCGCCCCGGCCGAGCCCCTGCACATAGGGCCATGGAACCCGATCTTCACCACGGCCTGACATGGAGGGTTCTTTGGAGTTCAGTGACGAAATAAGGATCTCTTC is drawn from Canis lupus baileyi chromosome 11, mCanLup2.hap1, whole genome shotgun sequence and contains these coding sequences:
- the MCAT gene encoding malonyl-CoA-acyl carrier protein transacylase, mitochondrial, with product MSLRGARAARAAWARGWGAGCRRGASDLPRPPPRAVDVAELLRDATVAEERPRAAEARRPPGQCSVLLFPGQGSQLVGMGRGLLRFPRARELYAAARSVLGYDLLELSLHGPQEALDRTAHCQPAVFVASLAAVEKLQHLQPAVIENCVAAAGFSVGEFAALVFAGAMEFTEGLYAVKIRAEAMQAASEAVPSGMLSVLGKPQSKFSFACLEAQEHCKTLGIADPVCEVANYLFPDCRVISGHLEALQFLQKNSSKYHFRRTKMLPVSGGFHTRLMEPALEPLTQVLKSVGVKKPLVSVHSNVDGKRYMHPKHIQKLLVQQVVSPVKWEQTMHAIYERKKGVEFPKTFEVGPGKQLGAILKSCNLQAWKSYQNVEVLADDDGGA